The following coding sequences are from one Devosia yakushimensis window:
- a CDS encoding glycosyltransferase family 2 protein, whose product MNEEQNLPYVLPRIPSWVGEIVLVDGNSRDATVDVARRLVPDIIVVNQDRPGKGAALRCGFAAAKGDIIVMLDADGSTDPAEIPAFVGALLSGADFVKGSRFLQGGGTDDMEWYRRFGNWGFVKLVTMRFGGQFTDLCYGYNAFWRDVLQNMSIEKDDGFEIETSMNVQALRAKLKVIEVASREHRRVHGKSNLRSIPDGWRVLSKIMSLGVSEPAPQAAARSSHGMGDVGLARRRFGASE is encoded by the coding sequence ATGAATGAAGAGCAGAACCTGCCTTATGTCTTGCCGCGCATCCCATCCTGGGTGGGTGAAATCGTCCTGGTCGATGGTAATTCGCGTGATGCGACGGTCGATGTCGCCCGTCGCCTTGTACCCGACATCATCGTGGTCAATCAGGACAGGCCCGGCAAGGGCGCAGCGTTGCGCTGCGGGTTTGCCGCCGCCAAGGGCGACATTATCGTTATGCTCGATGCCGATGGGTCCACCGATCCGGCCGAAATCCCGGCCTTTGTGGGGGCGTTGCTATCGGGCGCGGACTTCGTCAAGGGGTCCCGGTTTCTGCAGGGCGGCGGTACCGATGATATGGAATGGTATCGCCGCTTCGGCAATTGGGGCTTCGTCAAGCTCGTAACCATGCGCTTCGGCGGGCAGTTCACCGACCTGTGCTACGGTTACAATGCCTTCTGGCGCGATGTGCTGCAAAACATGTCCATCGAGAAGGATGACGGTTTCGAAATCGAAACCAGCATGAATGTGCAGGCGCTGCGCGCCAAATTGAAAGTTATCGAGGTTGCCAGCCGGGAACATCGCCGCGTGCACGGCAAAAGCAATTTGCGCAGCATTCCCGATGGCTGGCGGGTGCTCTCCAAGATCATGAGCCTTGGCGTGTCCGAGCCTGCGCCGCAAGCAGCGGCGCGATCGAGCCATGGCATGGGTGATGTCGGGCTGGCGCGGCGACGCTTCGGAGCGTCCGAATAG
- a CDS encoding GNAT family N-acetyltransferase has protein sequence MWLRLMHADPEAMPYQSPAWLDSICAMGGYRDVSRFYDFGDGRHYVMPLVARSGLASVLNTASSLPPAWGIGGLIGSAAPHVEELSAIFADLRDLPYQRIKIRPNPRDGELWAAAKPNTVLAVPRLAHVLDLEGGFEHVWTKRFSGNTRNAVRKAEKLGVVTQSDSAGALLPVFYELLQRSFDRWAAKQNEPRLLTRLRGGMRDPIEKFQTIIDKLGEDCRIWAAWVDGRPAAAIFVLQQHNVNDARGAMDRALVGSTGANDLIQKLAIEHAANAGCRYYHMGESGTSSSLALFKARFGAAPYAYAEYIIEKLPITRLDAGLRAMVKRVIGFRDN, from the coding sequence ATGTGGTTGCGTCTCATGCATGCCGACCCCGAAGCCATGCCCTATCAGTCTCCCGCCTGGCTCGACAGCATCTGCGCAATGGGAGGGTATCGGGATGTCAGCCGCTTCTATGATTTTGGGGACGGCCGTCACTATGTGATGCCGCTGGTGGCGCGCAGCGGCCTGGCGTCCGTTCTCAACACGGCGTCTTCGTTGCCGCCCGCCTGGGGCATTGGCGGTCTGATCGGCTCGGCCGCGCCTCATGTCGAGGAGCTCAGCGCCATCTTTGCCGATCTGCGGGATCTGCCCTATCAGCGGATCAAGATCCGGCCCAATCCGCGTGATGGCGAACTCTGGGCGGCGGCAAAGCCCAATACGGTTCTCGCCGTTCCCCGCCTGGCCCATGTGCTCGATCTGGAGGGAGGCTTTGAGCATGTATGGACCAAGCGGTTCAGCGGCAATACACGCAATGCGGTGCGCAAGGCCGAAAAGCTCGGTGTCGTCACGCAAAGCGACAGTGCCGGAGCCTTGCTGCCGGTCTTTTATGAATTGCTGCAACGCTCCTTCGATCGCTGGGCGGCCAAGCAGAATGAGCCGCGCCTTCTGACGCGGCTGCGCGGGGGCATGCGTGATCCGATCGAGAAGTTCCAGACCATTATCGACAAGCTTGGCGAGGACTGCCGCATCTGGGCCGCCTGGGTCGATGGCAGACCGGCTGCTGCGATTTTCGTACTGCAACAGCACAACGTCAACGACGCACGCGGCGCCATGGATCGCGCTCTCGTCGGCTCCACGGGCGCCAATGACCTGATTCAGAAACTCGCCATCGAGCACGCTGCCAATGCCGGCTGCCGCTACTACCATATGGGGGAAAGCGGCACGTCCTCATCGCTGGCCCTGTTCAAGGCCCGGTTCGGCGCCGCCCCCTATGCCTATGCGGAATACATCATCGAGAAACTGCCGATAACTCGCCTGGATGCCGGGCTGCGCGCCATGGTGAAGCGGGTCATCGGCTTCAGGGACAATTAG
- a CDS encoding glycosyltransferase family 2 protein, producing MSEPVAVSAIVCSHSSGRAGMLRAALDSLRAQSAQPCEIIAVIDHNDSLLATIAAQFPDIRVLANSGQQGLSDARNTGIAAAQGEVVAFIDDDALADPDWLKRLCRHYADPHVMAVGGHIVPIWPRGRPTWFAEEFDWVVGCSYRGQPAVLGDIRNLIGCNMSFRRAIFARIGGFSVDLGRAGNDAAGCEETELCIRARQAFPRSRILHDPEARVSHILAEARTSRAYFHTRCRAEGRSKALVVDKAGTEDGLSSERAYVTQVLPRGVLRGLADLVLRRDPSGPRRAWTILTGLALVSGSYMAAHRRRTGSPPTPADFLPIRIMDVELSRPVPAIDAVDADGTPLGGVFALVRDQGRPVDVVEFPLYGETITAERAGTLFATGTHAAAPASTGAIETLPFARVIIATRNRTDALSRCLDSLLVQNYPGYEIVVVDNAPSTSTTRDLIARRYGPGGRVNYLLESRPGLGHAHNRGLADLTAPIVAFTDDDVIVDPQWLGAIAANFARDTQVGCVTGLILPAELDTRAQYWTERHGGFGKGFARRCFDLAENRPRDILFPYAAGSFGSGANMAFSRTALERIGGFDSALGAGTLAKGGDDLAAFSSVVKAGFRLVYEPGAIVWHHHRRDDQGMRNQAYGYGVGLGAYLTKTLVDDPPAVLHFARALPQAATHLLSPHSGKNSRLPPDYPRDLQWRERLGMLAGVRAYFRSRSSLRRYNREIASPPAPTAGPSHIIGGQP from the coding sequence ATGTCCGAGCCTGTCGCCGTTTCCGCCATTGTCTGTTCCCACTCCAGTGGGCGCGCCGGCATGTTGCGGGCCGCGCTGGACTCGCTGCGAGCCCAATCGGCACAGCCCTGCGAGATTATTGCCGTCATCGATCACAATGACAGTCTGCTGGCGACGATAGCCGCCCAGTTCCCCGATATCCGCGTCCTGGCCAATAGCGGGCAGCAGGGACTTTCCGATGCGCGCAATACCGGCATAGCAGCGGCGCAAGGCGAGGTCGTAGCCTTTATCGACGACGATGCCCTGGCCGATCCCGACTGGCTGAAGCGGCTCTGCCGCCATTATGCCGACCCTCATGTCATGGCCGTCGGTGGGCATATCGTGCCGATTTGGCCCCGGGGGCGGCCGACCTGGTTTGCTGAGGAGTTCGACTGGGTGGTCGGCTGCAGCTATCGCGGTCAGCCCGCCGTGCTCGGCGATATCCGCAATCTGATTGGCTGCAACATGTCGTTTCGGCGAGCGATCTTCGCGCGGATCGGGGGGTTCTCGGTCGATCTGGGCAGGGCCGGCAATGATGCGGCGGGCTGCGAGGAAACCGAATTGTGCATTCGCGCGCGCCAAGCCTTTCCACGCTCGCGTATTCTCCATGATCCGGAAGCGCGGGTATCGCATATCCTGGCGGAAGCACGAACCAGTCGGGCCTATTTTCATACCCGCTGCCGCGCCGAGGGGCGTTCCAAGGCCCTGGTCGTGGACAAGGCCGGAACAGAGGACGGGCTCTCCAGCGAACGAGCCTATGTGACTCAAGTCCTGCCCAGGGGTGTGCTGCGCGGCCTGGCCGACCTGGTTCTGCGTCGTGACCCCTCGGGACCGAGGCGAGCCTGGACGATCCTGACCGGCCTTGCCCTGGTCTCAGGCAGCTATATGGCCGCGCACCGACGCCGCACCGGCAGCCCGCCGACGCCGGCTGACTTTCTGCCAATCCGGATCATGGATGTGGAACTGTCCCGACCGGTGCCGGCCATTGATGCCGTTGACGCTGATGGGACGCCATTGGGCGGCGTCTTCGCACTGGTTCGAGACCAGGGCCGTCCGGTCGATGTCGTGGAATTCCCGCTTTATGGCGAGACGATCACAGCCGAGCGCGCCGGAACGCTGTTTGCTACCGGCACTCATGCTGCGGCGCCGGCTTCGACCGGCGCGATCGAAACCTTGCCCTTCGCCAGGGTCATTATCGCCACTCGCAATCGAACCGACGCATTGTCGCGATGTCTGGATTCCCTGCTGGTTCAGAATTACCCCGGTTATGAAATTGTGGTGGTGGACAACGCGCCCTCGACCAGCACCACAAGAGACCTGATCGCCCGGCGCTACGGACCGGGCGGTCGGGTCAATTACCTGCTGGAAAGCCGCCCCGGCCTTGGCCATGCCCATAATCGCGGCCTGGCCGATCTCACCGCCCCGATCGTCGCCTTCACCGATGACGATGTAATCGTGGACCCGCAGTGGCTTGGTGCCATTGCCGCCAATTTCGCCCGGGACACGCAGGTCGGTTGTGTCACCGGACTGATCCTGCCCGCCGAACTCGACACAAGGGCCCAGTATTGGACCGAGCGGCATGGCGGTTTTGGCAAGGGCTTCGCACGCCGCTGTTTCGACCTGGCGGAAAACCGGCCGCGGGATATTCTCTTCCCCTATGCGGCCGGGTCGTTCGGCTCTGGCGCCAATATGGCGTTCAGCCGCACGGCGCTCGAGCGCATTGGTGGCTTCGACTCGGCCCTGGGCGCGGGAACGCTCGCTAAGGGCGGCGACGATCTGGCGGCCTTCTCCTCCGTGGTGAAAGCCGGCTTCCGGCTGGTCTACGAGCCGGGCGCCATTGTCTGGCATCATCACCGGCGCGACGATCAGGGCATGCGCAACCAGGCCTATGGCTATGGGGTGGGGCTGGGTGCCTATCTCACCAAGACCCTGGTGGACGATCCCCCGGCTGTGCTGCATTTCGCGCGCGCCCTGCCCCAGGCCGCCACCCATCTGCTCAGCCCCCATTCCGGCAAGAACAGCCGACTTCCACCGGACTATCCCCGCGATCTGCAGTGGCGGGAACGGCTGGGCATGCTGGCGGGGGTAAGGGCCTATTTCCGCAGCCGCTCTTCCTTGCGCCGCTACAACAGGGAAATTGCATCGCCTCCCGCGCCCACTGCCGGTCCCTCCCACATCATTGGCGGCCAGCCATGA
- a CDS encoding polysaccharide deacetylase family protein yields the protein MSPVPILMYHSIDNLGAAPYRRWVVSPERFRRQMAVLAAGRYWPLTMQELAECLARHRPLPPRSIAITFDDGLGDFACNALPVLEHFGYKATLFVVAGRVGKTADWLEPLGEGQRPMLDWATLRDLAARGIEIGAHTMSHPQLDILPPALARQEIFESKAVLEGALAHPIRAFAYPHGYASPAIRGLVAAAGFNTACRVRHALSATSENRFALSRIIMTEDVSDAGLATLLEGHGLPVAPPVDRLVSSGWRWIRRVDRAIRPAVGPAWRRGVS from the coding sequence ATGAGCCCGGTGCCGATCCTGATGTATCACAGCATCGACAATCTGGGCGCCGCGCCCTATCGGCGCTGGGTCGTGTCGCCAGAGCGGTTTAGACGCCAGATGGCGGTGCTTGCCGCCGGTCGTTATTGGCCATTGACGATGCAAGAGCTGGCTGAGTGCCTGGCGCGTCATCGCCCGCTGCCCCCGCGCAGCATCGCCATTACCTTCGACGACGGTCTCGGCGATTTCGCCTGCAATGCGCTGCCCGTCCTTGAGCATTTTGGCTACAAGGCAACCCTTTTCGTGGTCGCTGGCCGGGTCGGGAAAACCGCCGACTGGCTCGAACCATTGGGCGAGGGCCAGCGCCCCATGCTGGATTGGGCCACGTTGCGCGACCTGGCGGCGCGCGGCATTGAGATCGGCGCCCATACCATGAGCCATCCTCAGCTCGATATCCTGCCCCCTGCGCTGGCCAGGCAGGAAATTTTCGAGAGCAAAGCCGTGCTGGAGGGGGCACTAGCGCATCCGATCAGAGCCTTCGCCTATCCGCATGGCTATGCCAGCCCGGCCATCCGCGGCCTGGTGGCGGCGGCTGGGTTCAATACTGCCTGCCGCGTGCGGCATGCGCTGAGCGCCACCAGCGAGAATCGTTTCGCGCTGTCCCGCATCATCATGACCGAGGATGTCAGTGATGCTGGCCTAGCCACCCTGCTGGAGGGGCATGGCCTGCCGGTGGCGCCACCCGTGGATCGGCTGGTATCCTCCGGCTGGCGCTGGATCCGGCGCGTCGATCGTGCAATCCGGCCCGCCGTCGGGCCCGCATGGCGGCGGGGGGTGTCATGA
- a CDS encoding glycoside hydrolase family 16 protein yields MRIASGFSIKSHRPASRGLGCLGRSLLATVMLPLIDAGAGAAEGPIGAAGDWIPIFSENFNEPTLSDTRWTTCYWWDDDGCTNLGNNELQWYVPQNVTVENGHLVLTARPGEVTGFKGRRFPYTSGMVTSGRMYEERALRDRFSFTYGFVEVRARPPVGQGLWAAIWMLPSDHTSRPEIDIMEVLGHRPDVLEMHYHFGDEDSAGSEAEIEGLSGQWQTYGVDWGPEAIIWYLNGIEQWRYEDAASISDVPMYLLLNLAVGGDWPGAPDSTTKFPARFLIDSVSVWQRGRQ; encoded by the coding sequence GTGCGGATTGCTTCAGGTTTTTCCATCAAGTCGCACCGACCGGCCAGCAGGGGCCTCGGATGCCTGGGTCGATCTCTGCTGGCCACCGTGATGCTGCCCTTGATCGACGCGGGCGCCGGAGCAGCAGAGGGTCCCATCGGGGCGGCCGGCGACTGGATCCCCATCTTCAGTGAAAACTTCAACGAGCCGACCCTGTCCGATACACGCTGGACCACATGCTATTGGTGGGACGACGATGGCTGCACCAATCTGGGCAATAACGAGCTGCAGTGGTATGTTCCGCAAAATGTGACGGTCGAGAACGGGCATCTGGTGCTGACGGCGCGGCCGGGCGAAGTCACCGGCTTCAAGGGCCGCAGGTTTCCCTACACATCCGGCATGGTGACCTCGGGGCGCATGTATGAGGAACGCGCGCTCCGCGACCGCTTCAGCTTCACCTATGGCTTTGTCGAGGTACGAGCCAGGCCACCTGTCGGTCAGGGGCTTTGGGCCGCTATCTGGATGCTTCCCTCCGATCATACCTCCCGGCCCGAAATCGACATCATGGAGGTTCTCGGCCATCGGCCCGACGTGCTGGAAATGCACTACCATTTCGGCGACGAGGACAGTGCCGGCAGTGAGGCCGAGATAGAGGGCCTTTCCGGGCAATGGCAGACCTATGGGGTGGATTGGGGCCCGGAAGCGATCATCTGGTATCTCAACGGCATCGAGCAGTGGCGTTACGAGGACGCCGCGAGCATTTCCGATGTGCCGATGTATCTGCTGCTCAACCTTGCCGTGGGGGGAGACTGGCCAGGCGCGCCCGACTCCACCACCAAGTTTCCCGCGCGCTTCCTGATCGACTCCGTCAGCGTCTGGCAGCGCGGCCGGCAATGA